In Mus musculus strain C57BL/6J chromosome 1, GRCm38.p6 C57BL/6J, a single genomic region encodes these proteins:
- the Zfp451 gene encoding E3 SUMO-protein ligase ZNF451 isoform 3 (isoform 3 is encoded by transcript variant 3) — translation MGDPGPEIIESVPPAGPEASESTTDENEDDIQFVSEGPLRPVLEYIDLVSSDDEEPSTSHSDRMPESKVPSSENHRPEMCSSCSVPLPIGDSSSSSGSCANSPQRIVSQPSSVENPLENQKNDHNNSDVSVSEKETLKPQSNQTLPSASLLGSQESLAFSEVKEDLPGTMSSASQSGQDAILYLQTQVAEMSRVIRDLQSRSCFRFHHSRPSESSSVPWDISSSKEDSLSTVEEESDCKSPSADDKGQPPDPMQSSFTGLLKRMEQRGVIKRVTFQSEAETCEGKPDWMTSKKRLVPPLHPLLRIATTEVFKDPADCHPSSFMGHRVYPVAKDTSPFQPNPPAEGPIIDVLEHSKRGNTASPLDSTSKEMEVMGCRFYHAASIAARAASYMAYMTQYQRKLWEDMEDLVHDPEFDRGKARCIISDGMDAGLWQLCTTRDIMDSVVRVMAMAVDYRRQAWLRLTSLTKKTQEKILHLPFDGTSLFGQDVNAIVAEDNSIKENEYKDHNKYYTQHRYFYSHDQKAHYHNRGYSKGDWYKPRNHPYRYRKKGDSPERHGYKN, via the exons ATGGGAGACCCAGGGCCGGAG ATAATAGAATCTGTCCCACCAGCTGGGCCCGAGGCATCAGAGTCTACCACGGATGAAAACGAAGATGACATTCAGTTTGTTAGT GAAGGACCGTTAAGACCCGTTTTGGAATACATTGATCTAGTCAGCAGTGATGATGAAGAGCCTAGTACCTCTCACAGTGAT AGAATGCCTGAATCTAAAGTGCCATCCTCTGAGAATCATCGCCCAGAAATGTGCTCTAGCTGCAGTGTTCCTCTTCCCATTGGAGACAGCAGCTCCTCCTCTGGGAGTTGTGCCAACAGCCCACAAAGGATAGTTTCTCAACCTTCTTCTGTTGAGAACCCATTGGAGAACCAGAAAAATGATCACAATAATTCCGATGTTAGTGTCTCTGAAAAAGAGACACTTAAACCACAAAGTAATCAGACTCTGCCTTCAGCATCACTTCTGGGCTCCCAGGAATCTTTGGCTTTTTCTGAGGTCAAAGAGGATTTACCTGGCACGATGTCTTCAGCTTCACAGAGTGGACAGGATGCCATCCTATATCTCCAGACACAAGTGGCTGAGATGTCCCGAGTCATACGTGATCTGCAGTCCAGGAGTTGTTTTAGATTTCATCATTCTAGGCCAAGTGAGAGCTCGTCAGTTCCTTGGGATATCTCCAGCTCTAAGGAGGACAGTTTATCCACAGTTGAAGAGGAGTCTGACTGCAAATCTCCGTCAGCTGATGACAAAGGGCAGCCACCTGACCCCATGCAGTCTAGTTTTACCGGTCTTTTGAAGAGAATGGAACAAAGGGGTGTTATAAAGAGGGTGACGTTCCAGTCTGAAGCAGAAACCTGTGAGGGCAAGCCTGATTGGATGACCTCTAAAAAACGCTTGGTTCCTCCACTGCATCCACTTTTGAGAATTGCCACCACTGAAGTTTTTAAAGACCCTGCTGATTGCCATCCTTCTTCCTTCATGGGACACAGGGTTTATCCTGTGGCCAAGGACACATCTCCTTTCCAGCCAAATCCACCAGCTGAGGGACCCATCATAGATGTATTAGAACATagcaaaagaggaaacacagcatCGCCTTTAGACTCTACCTCAAAAGAAATGGAGGTCATGGGTTGCAGGTTCTACCATGCTGCTTCCATTGCAGCCCGGGCTGCTAGCTACATGGCCTATATGACTCAGTATCAACGTAAACTCTGGGAAGACATGGAAGATCTGGTTCATGACCCGGAGTTTGATCGTGGGAAAGCAAGGTGTATAATATCTGATGGCATGGATGCAGGACTTTGGCAGCTCTGTACCACTAGGGACATAATGGACTCTGTAGTCAGAGTTATGGCCATGGCAGTAGACTATAGAAGACAGGCCTGGCTCCGACTAACATCTCTCACTAAGAAAACCCAGGAGAAGATCTTACACTTGCCCTTTGATGGTACATCTCTTTTTGGACAAGATGTGAATGCTATTGTTGCAGAAGACAATAgtattaaagaaaatgaatataaggATCACAATAAATACTATACTCAGCATCGGTACTTTTATAGTCATGATCAGAAAGCACATTATCACAACAGAGGGTACTCCAAAGGGGATTGGTACAAACCCCGGAATCACCCCTATAGATACAGAAAAAAGGGAGACTCTCCAGAACGACATGGGTATAAGAACTAA